One window of Streptomyces sp. NBC_00273 genomic DNA carries:
- a CDS encoding NAD-binding protein, with product MSSTLHLRAELGQRSAHVIICGDDGLAHRLAQELDAVCGEAVTVVLPSRREGHGAEVVALHRDPHSPVELLISARPDEQTLREAGVERAAALALTYGDDQINMTAALLARSINPSVRLVIRMFNRDRGRHLELLLDRAAAAHAGYDDAFIDASTTVLSDADTAVPELVAAAAVGHGPTLQVEGKVFRGVVRPAGTPPHATDLATLAVLSGTHMDDPLGEDSAETPGANGTQLLPDTATAYHRQFTHGRLMLEEVTHHHAPAAPARRRAYRGWLSDRLGHLPWRIFVSREVTAVFGVLAAAVMLLATATAVVEDGPLWKSVYLPLLDIFTMGDPATEESTARQVLQLIAGFVGLAVLPLVVAAAMNATLAFRTASANHVPDTGLHDHIVLVGLGKIGTRVLAQLCTTDHKVVVIERDPQARGVALARELGVHLLLEDAAAPGVLDLARIGTGKSLLVLTHDDGVNLDIVMAARESNPRVRAVMRLYGDDFAATVSRTMRAGYPDALTRSRSVSALAAPSFAAAMMGRHVLGVMPVERGSLLFTVVDVAGHPELEGHSIHEAFKEHEWRVLAVGPATSRRSASSTDTLGGFRTDRPAFNWRPPHGRVLRHDDRVVLVTTRRGLDILMTGVQPRPAGRRPHPAQ from the coding sequence ATGTCCTCGACCCTCCACCTCCGAGCGGAACTCGGGCAGCGCTCCGCGCACGTGATTATTTGTGGTGACGACGGCCTCGCGCACCGTCTGGCACAGGAGCTCGACGCCGTGTGCGGCGAGGCCGTCACGGTCGTCCTGCCTTCGCGCCGCGAGGGGCACGGCGCCGAGGTCGTCGCCCTGCACCGGGATCCGCACTCCCCCGTGGAGCTGCTCATCTCCGCGCGGCCCGACGAGCAGACCCTCCGGGAGGCCGGCGTCGAGCGTGCCGCGGCGCTTGCCCTCACCTACGGCGACGACCAGATCAACATGACCGCTGCCCTTCTCGCCCGCAGCATCAATCCCTCCGTGCGCCTGGTCATCCGCATGTTCAACCGGGACCGCGGTCGCCATCTCGAACTGCTCCTCGACCGGGCAGCAGCCGCTCACGCCGGGTACGACGACGCGTTCATCGACGCATCCACGACGGTGCTTTCCGACGCCGACACGGCCGTCCCCGAACTGGTGGCCGCCGCGGCGGTCGGGCACGGGCCCACCCTCCAGGTCGAGGGCAAGGTGTTCCGCGGAGTGGTCCGCCCCGCCGGAACCCCGCCCCACGCGACGGACCTGGCCACGCTCGCCGTTCTCTCCGGTACGCACATGGACGATCCGCTGGGCGAGGACAGCGCGGAAACGCCGGGTGCCAACGGCACCCAGCTGCTGCCCGACACCGCGACCGCCTACCACCGGCAGTTCACGCACGGCCGGCTCATGCTCGAGGAGGTGACCCACCACCACGCGCCGGCGGCCCCCGCCAGGCGGCGGGCCTATCGGGGCTGGCTGAGCGACCGGCTCGGGCACCTGCCCTGGAGGATCTTCGTCTCCCGTGAAGTGACCGCCGTCTTCGGGGTGCTCGCCGCGGCTGTGATGCTACTGGCCACGGCGACGGCCGTCGTGGAGGACGGACCGTTGTGGAAGTCGGTGTACCTGCCGCTGCTGGACATTTTCACCATGGGCGACCCGGCAACCGAAGAGTCCACGGCCCGCCAGGTCCTCCAGCTCATCGCGGGTTTCGTCGGCCTGGCCGTACTACCTCTCGTCGTGGCCGCCGCCATGAACGCCACCCTGGCCTTCCGCACGGCATCGGCCAACCACGTACCGGATACGGGTCTGCACGACCACATCGTCCTGGTCGGCCTCGGCAAGATCGGCACGCGCGTCCTGGCGCAGCTGTGTACGACCGACCACAAGGTCGTGGTCATCGAGCGGGACCCGCAGGCCCGAGGGGTCGCGCTGGCACGCGAGCTCGGAGTGCACCTGCTGCTCGAGGACGCCGCCGCTCCCGGGGTCCTCGATCTCGCCCGCATCGGCACCGGCAAGTCGCTCCTCGTCCTCACGCATGACGACGGCGTGAACCTCGACATCGTGATGGCCGCACGCGAGAGCAACCCCCGTGTGCGCGCCGTGATGCGCCTGTACGGCGACGACTTCGCCGCCACCGTCTCCCGCACCATGCGCGCCGGTTACCCGGACGCGCTCACCCGCAGCCGCAGCGTCTCGGCGCTGGCCGCGCCCTCCTTCGCCGCCGCGATGATGGGCCGCCACGTGCTGGGGGTCATGCCGGTGGAGCGCGGATCCCTGCTCTTCACCGTCGTGGACGTCGCCGGCCACCCGGAACTCGAAGGGCACTCCATACACGAGGCCTTCAAGGAACACGAGTGGCGCGTACTCGCCGTCGGCCCCGCGACCAGCCGCCGGTCGGCCTCCTCGACGGACACGCTCGGCGGATTCCGCACGGACCGGCCTGCCTTCAACTGGCGACCACCACACGGACGGGTCCTGCGCCACGACGACCGCGTCGTGCTGGTGACCACACGCCGCGGCCTGGACATTCTGATGACCGGTGTCCAGCCACGCCCCGCAGGCCGCCGGCCTCATCCGGCCCAATGA
- a CDS encoding sensor histidine kinase produces the protein MARGRLRIYLGAAPGVGKTYAMLEEGQRLAQAGAYVVVGFVEPHGRRPTAALAEGLEIISRRTMEYRGASFTEMDLDGVLARRPQAALVDELAHTNVPGSRHAKRWQDVEDLLDAGIDVVTTLNVQHLESLGDVVRQITGVPQRETLPDEVARRADQIELVDLPPELLRRRMLHGEIYPSDRIEAALTHYFRVGNLTALRELALLWLADRVEEGLQRYRAEHGITTPWETRERIMVALTGGPEGETLIRRSTRISARVPGSELLALHVVPSDGLTHGDPATLAAQRALVESLGGSYHQTTGDDIPEALLQFAEAENVTQIVLGASRRGRLSTFLRGGVGHRTIRRSGPIDVLVITHEHAAGSTSPLRLPHPSRATGPRRFWTAMLLAAITLPGLTALLVLLGEHVDLSLALVLYLLAVVVIALVGGLVPALVAALAAGLLADYYFTPPMHSLRVQHLADVIALVVYVLTAVIVGMAAGAAARSTYQAVRASAEARALSRLATAMMHGQDLPALLEQVREDFSLEAVSLLERDTGHAAEPRWYVIASTGEDPPERPYDADVDSPVGDDLTLAARGRPLSSDDQRVLGACAAQLGMAYSHGRLAAHDAETGLRAAAEHTRASLLLTASRDLRGPLRTADEALDGLGVGVGVGTDTRESRNLATARSSVQRAVQLLSDLDELSRLHAGALDLYLRPVDLDELLTAVLDDLGPGGHTIQCSLPELLPDVIADAAVLTRVLTALAAEAQRHSPPDRPARLTGKTRAGQVEIYMTDGTNGAVQGAECGTHPSRTPDSLTLRMCRDLTETMGGTLETAAVGPGFAVTLTLPAAASRRPITPAAPSPAEGQ, from the coding sequence ATGGCGCGTGGGCGATTGCGGATCTACCTCGGGGCCGCCCCCGGGGTCGGAAAGACATACGCGATGCTCGAGGAAGGGCAGCGTCTGGCCCAGGCAGGCGCCTACGTGGTGGTCGGTTTCGTCGAGCCGCACGGGCGACGGCCCACCGCTGCCCTCGCCGAGGGGCTGGAGATCATTTCCCGGCGAACCATGGAGTACCGGGGGGCGAGCTTCACCGAGATGGACCTAGACGGGGTGCTCGCCCGCCGCCCGCAGGCCGCCCTGGTCGACGAACTGGCCCACACCAATGTGCCCGGGTCCCGCCATGCCAAGCGATGGCAGGACGTTGAGGACCTTCTCGATGCGGGGATCGACGTTGTCACCACGCTCAACGTGCAGCACCTGGAGTCTCTGGGTGATGTGGTCCGGCAGATCACTGGTGTCCCGCAGCGCGAGACCCTGCCCGACGAGGTGGCACGCCGCGCGGACCAGATCGAACTGGTGGACCTGCCGCCCGAGCTGCTGCGCCGACGCATGCTGCACGGCGAGATCTATCCCTCGGACCGCATCGAGGCCGCCCTCACCCACTACTTCCGCGTCGGCAACCTCACGGCCCTGCGCGAACTCGCCCTCCTGTGGCTCGCCGACCGCGTCGAGGAAGGACTGCAGCGCTACCGCGCGGAACACGGCATCACCACCCCCTGGGAAACCCGCGAGCGCATCATGGTTGCCCTCACCGGCGGCCCCGAGGGAGAAACTCTGATCCGCCGCAGCACCCGGATCAGCGCCCGAGTCCCCGGCAGTGAGCTGCTGGCATTGCACGTCGTACCGAGCGACGGCCTCACCCACGGCGATCCGGCCACCCTCGCCGCCCAGCGGGCCCTGGTGGAGTCACTGGGCGGCAGCTACCACCAGACCACCGGCGACGACATCCCCGAGGCGCTGCTCCAGTTCGCGGAGGCCGAGAACGTCACGCAGATCGTGCTGGGCGCGAGCCGCCGCGGAAGGCTCTCCACGTTCCTCCGCGGCGGTGTGGGGCACCGGACGATCCGGCGATCCGGCCCCATCGACGTACTCGTGATCACCCATGAGCACGCCGCCGGCTCGACTTCCCCGCTGCGACTGCCGCACCCGAGCCGCGCCACCGGCCCACGGCGCTTCTGGACGGCGATGCTGCTCGCGGCGATCACGCTCCCGGGCCTGACCGCCCTCCTGGTTCTCCTGGGCGAGCACGTGGATCTCTCCCTCGCCCTGGTGCTCTACCTGCTCGCCGTTGTCGTGATCGCCCTGGTCGGTGGCCTCGTTCCCGCACTGGTGGCCGCTCTTGCCGCGGGACTGCTCGCCGACTACTACTTCACCCCGCCGATGCACTCGTTGCGCGTCCAGCACCTCGCCGACGTCATAGCGCTGGTGGTGTACGTCCTCACGGCCGTCATCGTCGGCATGGCCGCGGGTGCGGCCGCACGCAGCACGTACCAGGCCGTCCGCGCGAGCGCCGAGGCCCGGGCACTGAGTCGGCTGGCCACCGCCATGATGCACGGCCAGGACCTGCCGGCCTTGCTCGAACAGGTACGGGAGGACTTCAGCCTGGAAGCGGTGAGCCTGCTGGAACGGGATACGGGGCATGCCGCCGAGCCCCGCTGGTACGTCATCGCCAGCACAGGCGAGGATCCACCCGAGCGCCCGTACGACGCGGATGTGGACAGCCCCGTCGGCGACGACCTCACCTTGGCTGCCCGAGGGCGCCCGCTGAGCAGCGACGACCAGCGCGTACTGGGAGCGTGCGCGGCCCAGTTGGGCATGGCCTACTCGCACGGCCGGCTTGCTGCCCACGATGCCGAAACGGGCCTGCGCGCCGCAGCCGAGCACACCAGGGCCTCGCTCCTCCTCACCGCGAGCCGCGATCTGCGCGGCCCACTGCGCACAGCCGACGAAGCGCTGGATGGCCTCGGCGTCGGCGTCGGCGTCGGCACGGATACGAGGGAGAGCCGGAACCTCGCCACAGCCCGGTCGTCGGTGCAGCGTGCGGTCCAGCTTCTCTCGGATCTCGACGAGTTGAGCCGTCTGCACGCCGGGGCGCTGGATCTGTATCTGCGACCGGTCGATCTCGACGAGCTGCTGACCGCCGTTCTGGACGACCTGGGTCCCGGTGGCCATACGATCCAATGCAGCCTGCCGGAGCTGCTGCCTGACGTGATCGCCGACGCGGCTGTGCTCACGCGCGTGCTGACCGCCTTGGCGGCCGAGGCCCAGCGCCACAGCCCGCCGGACCGGCCCGCGCGGCTGACAGGCAAAACCCGGGCTGGTCAGGTGGAGATCTACATGACGGACGGCACCAACGGCGCTGTGCAGGGCGCGGAATGCGGCACACATCCGAGTCGCACGCCGGACAGTCTGACCCTGCGGATGTGCCGTGACCTCACGGAGACCATGGGGGGCACCCTTGAAACCGCAGCCGTCGGCCCCGGCTTTGCCGTGACGCTCACGCTTCCGGCGGCGGCCTCCCGGCGGCCGATCACCCCGGCTGCGCCGTCCCCGGCGGAGGGTCAGTGA
- the kdpF gene encoding K(+)-transporting ATPase subunit F, with the protein MSTETVVGIIVAVSLVGYLVLALFFPEKF; encoded by the coding sequence GTGAGCACGGAAACTGTCGTAGGCATCATCGTCGCGGTCAGCCTGGTCGGGTACCTGGTCCTGGCCTTGTTCTTCCCCGAGAAGTTCTGA
- a CDS encoding response regulator transcription factor, which produces MPRVLVVDDEPQLARLLVINLKARKYDVDCAQDGGTALAAVAACRPDVVLLDLGLPDMDGIEVIKQLRGWSQVPVLVVSARHGSEEKIQALDAGADDYITKPFSMDELLARLGAVIRRTPTQESAAANEAVVETEEFTVDLLAKKARRRGKSIRLTPTEWHLLEVLIRNRGRLVSQRRLLQEVWGSSYGTQTNYLRVYMAHLRRKLEADPSHPRHLITAPGMGYRFEA; this is translated from the coding sequence ATGCCCCGGGTGCTGGTGGTGGATGACGAACCGCAGCTTGCGCGGTTGCTGGTGATCAATCTGAAGGCGCGGAAGTACGACGTGGACTGCGCGCAGGACGGGGGTACGGCCCTGGCGGCCGTGGCGGCCTGCCGCCCGGACGTGGTCCTGCTGGACCTCGGACTGCCCGACATGGACGGGATCGAGGTGATCAAGCAGCTGCGCGGATGGTCGCAGGTGCCCGTCCTGGTGGTTTCCGCCCGCCACGGCTCCGAGGAGAAGATCCAGGCCCTGGACGCGGGCGCCGACGACTACATCACCAAGCCCTTCAGCATGGACGAACTGCTGGCCCGGCTGGGAGCCGTCATTCGCCGCACACCGACACAGGAGTCGGCCGCCGCGAACGAAGCGGTCGTCGAGACCGAGGAGTTCACCGTAGACCTGCTCGCGAAGAAGGCCAGGCGCAGAGGGAAGAGCATCCGGCTCACGCCGACGGAATGGCATCTGCTGGAGGTCTTGATCCGCAACCGGGGCCGGCTCGTCAGCCAGCGGCGTCTGCTCCAGGAGGTGTGGGGTTCGTCCTACGGAACGCAGACCAACTACCTGCGGGTGTACATGGCTCACCTCAGGCGGAAGCTGGAAGCGGACCCGTCACACCCGCGCCATCTGATCACCGCCCCCGGCATGGGGTACCGCTTCGAGGCGTGA
- a CDS encoding sensor histidine kinase, with product MTTTHEAGPVADAGHPAVRPGRLKVFLGAAPGVGKTYRMLDEAHRRAARGADVVAGFVECHRRRHTEEKLDGLEILTPAEQEYRGGRYTELDREALLARRPQVVLIDELAHTNVPGGGRHPKRWQDVEDILSAGIDVVTTLNIQHLESLSDVVEKITGVPQRETVPDEFVRRAHEVELVDIPPEGLRRRMAHGNIYPPERIDASLANYFRPGNLIALRELALLWLAGRVDEALHKYRTEHGIGDVWETRERVVVALTGGPEGETLIRRAARIAGRSAGGELLAVHIARSDGLAAGVSHAALAGQRALVEHLGGTYHSVVGDEVPTALVDFATAENATQLVLGTSRRRRLERFLTGRGIGETVVALSEDIDVHMVTHERAGHGRLLPSRRRTLPTSRLIAGPVAGVVLPVLLTLGLDRMRGTLNLTSEALLFLVAVVCVACIGGVASALIAALTAALLLNYWFMPPIGEFTMSDPDSVLALVVFAVVAATVAAAADRSLRLSRRAARATAEAETMSSLAGSIVRGDQTIPALLERTRETFGMDTVELAPEAPGKGGATDPALVVAAGPESFLVLRGRTLPSSERRVLAAFAAHVGAAVERARLAEAAAEVEPIKAADRLRTALLRAVSHDLRTPLAGALAAVSSLRNQEIEFSAEDRAELLASAEVSLNRLNRLVENLLDLSRLQAGALALDLRATTLEEVLPAALDSLDLTPDGGPAVDVQNLESVPALQADPPLLERVLANLVGNAVRHAPAERPVLVTASALAGRVDIRIADRGPGIAADDRERAFEPFQRLGDRDNTAGLGLGLALARGLTEAMDGTLTPEDTPGGGLTMVLSLPVATDAAGRF from the coding sequence ATGACGACCACGCACGAGGCGGGCCCGGTGGCCGACGCGGGACACCCTGCCGTACGGCCGGGGAGGCTCAAGGTCTTTCTGGGTGCGGCCCCCGGCGTCGGCAAGACGTACCGGATGCTCGACGAGGCACACCGCCGGGCCGCCCGCGGCGCGGATGTGGTGGCCGGTTTCGTGGAGTGCCACCGGCGCCGGCACACCGAGGAGAAGCTCGACGGCCTGGAGATCCTCACTCCGGCCGAACAGGAATACCGTGGCGGCCGGTACACGGAGCTGGACCGGGAAGCGCTGCTGGCGAGGCGGCCGCAGGTGGTGCTGATCGACGAACTCGCCCATACCAATGTCCCTGGGGGCGGCCGGCACCCGAAGCGGTGGCAGGACGTCGAGGACATCCTCTCCGCCGGGATCGATGTCGTCACCACGCTCAACATCCAGCACCTTGAGTCGCTGAGCGACGTCGTCGAGAAGATAACCGGAGTCCCGCAGCGCGAGACGGTGCCCGACGAGTTCGTGCGCCGCGCCCATGAGGTCGAGCTGGTCGACATACCCCCCGAGGGACTTCGGCGCCGCATGGCACACGGCAACATCTATCCCCCGGAGCGGATCGACGCCTCGCTCGCCAACTACTTCCGCCCCGGCAATCTCATCGCGCTGCGGGAGCTGGCCCTGCTGTGGCTGGCCGGGAGGGTGGACGAGGCCCTCCACAAGTACCGTACCGAGCACGGCATCGGGGACGTCTGGGAGACCCGCGAACGCGTCGTGGTCGCCCTCACCGGCGGCCCCGAGGGCGAGACCCTCATCCGTCGCGCGGCACGCATCGCCGGCCGGTCCGCCGGCGGTGAACTGCTCGCCGTGCACATCGCGCGCAGCGACGGGCTCGCCGCCGGGGTCTCGCACGCGGCTCTGGCCGGCCAGCGGGCCCTCGTCGAGCACCTGGGCGGCACCTACCACTCCGTCGTCGGCGACGAAGTACCCACCGCACTGGTGGACTTCGCGACGGCGGAGAACGCCACCCAGCTCGTCCTCGGTACGAGCCGCCGCCGTCGGCTGGAACGTTTCCTCACCGGACGCGGGATCGGCGAGACCGTCGTGGCGCTGTCCGAGGACATCGACGTCCACATGGTCACGCACGAGCGGGCGGGCCACGGCCGGCTGCTCCCGTCCCGGCGCCGCACTCTCCCCACCTCCCGGCTCATCGCCGGACCCGTGGCCGGCGTGGTGCTCCCGGTGCTGCTCACCCTCGGCCTCGACCGCATGCGCGGCACACTGAACCTCACCAGCGAGGCGCTGCTCTTCCTGGTGGCCGTCGTGTGCGTGGCCTGCATCGGCGGAGTGGCCTCCGCCCTGATCGCGGCGCTGACCGCCGCACTGCTCCTCAACTACTGGTTCATGCCGCCCATAGGCGAGTTCACCATGAGCGACCCGGACAGCGTGCTGGCGTTGGTGGTCTTCGCCGTCGTCGCCGCCACCGTGGCCGCCGCGGCGGACAGGTCCTTGCGGCTCTCCCGCCGTGCGGCTCGGGCCACGGCCGAGGCGGAGACGATGTCGTCCCTCGCCGGCAGCATCGTCCGCGGCGACCAGACGATCCCGGCGCTGCTGGAACGTACGCGTGAAACCTTCGGCATGGACACCGTCGAGCTGGCTCCCGAAGCCCCCGGCAAGGGCGGCGCGACGGACCCCGCCCTCGTGGTGGCGGCGGGCCCCGAGTCCTTCCTCGTCCTGCGCGGCCGTACGCTGCCGTCCTCCGAACGCCGCGTGCTCGCCGCCTTCGCCGCGCACGTCGGCGCGGCCGTCGAGCGGGCCCGGCTGGCCGAGGCCGCCGCCGAGGTCGAACCCATCAAGGCGGCCGACCGCCTACGCACCGCCCTGCTCCGGGCCGTCAGCCACGACCTGCGGACCCCCTTGGCAGGGGCGCTGGCCGCGGTCAGCTCACTGCGCAACCAGGAGATCGAGTTCTCTGCCGAGGACCGCGCGGAACTCCTGGCGTCCGCCGAGGTGTCCCTGAACCGGCTCAACCGCCTGGTGGAGAACCTGCTCGATCTCAGCCGCCTCCAAGCCGGCGCCCTCGCGCTCGACCTGCGAGCCACCACACTGGAGGAAGTCCTGCCGGCCGCGCTGGACTCGCTGGACCTGACGCCCGATGGCGGGCCCGCCGTCGATGTGCAGAACCTCGAATCGGTACCGGCGCTTCAGGCCGACCCACCGTTGCTGGAACGGGTGCTGGCCAACCTCGTCGGCAACGCGGTCCGCCACGCACCCGCGGAGCGCCCGGTGCTGGTGACAGCCAGCGCCCTGGCCGGGCGGGTCGACATCAGGATCGCCGACCGGGGCCCCGGGATCGCCGCCGACGACCGCGAGCGTGCCTTCGAACCGTTCCAGCGCCTCGGCGACCGCGACAACACCGCCGGACTCGGCCTCGGCCTCGCCCTGGCCAGGGGACTCACCGAGGCCATGGACGGCACTCTCACACCCGAGGACACCCCCGGCGGAGGACTGACCATGGTCCTGTCCCTGCCCGTCGCCACCGATGCGGCAGGGCGGTTCTGA
- a CDS encoding alpha/beta fold hydrolase, with protein sequence MDSIYRSTAGREHIRRWCTDRLDAWPVPHERATMTVNGAQTHLMSAGSGPTTVVFVPGTNFNAAASLPLATALVAADHRLVLPDVPGQPGLSSGERGISGGNLSWYGTWLSEVLDAAAATGPVVVIGHSFGADTFLPPRRLAPAARTMLGTDLHVIPDAGHLVIEEHPGRLAALV encoded by the coding sequence GTGGACTCCATCTACCGCAGCACGGCGGGCCGCGAGCACATCCGCCGCTGGTGCACCGACCGGCTCGACGCATGGCCGGTGCCGCACGAGCGGGCGACCATGACCGTCAACGGAGCACAGACCCACCTGATGAGCGCCGGTTCCGGCCCGACCACGGTGGTCTTCGTGCCGGGTACGAACTTCAACGCCGCCGCATCTCTGCCCCTGGCCACCGCCCTTGTCGCGGCCGACCATCGGCTCGTCCTGCCGGACGTCCCCGGACAGCCCGGTCTCAGCTCCGGGGAGCGCGGGATCTCCGGCGGCAACCTGTCGTGGTACGGCACATGGCTGAGCGAGGTGCTGGACGCTGCCGCCGCGACCGGGCCCGTGGTGGTGATCGGGCATTCCTTCGGCGCCGACACCTTCCTGCCACCGCGACGGCTCGCCCCGGCGGCCCGCACCATGCTCGGCACCGACCTGCACGTCATCCCGGACGCCGGCCACCTCGTGATCGAGGAACACCCCGGCCGGCTGGCGGCCCTTGTATGA
- a CDS encoding Na+/H+ antiporter, with the protein MRSVGTVLFLVVLATVVATGARRWRIPAPSLLVVAGLVVALVPGTPEIRVSPEAIGLIVLPPLLYASAEELSWRELRLVWKPVGVLAVGLVLASAAAVGLVASLLTPLTWQMALVLGAVLASTDPVAVTALGRRLALPPRVQVLVQAESLFNDATSLVLFRVAVVVAAASAGVSWQAAGTEFALLAGGGILIGGAVAGVVALMRRRTEDPVLETVIALVTPYAAYVLAEAVHASGVTSVVVAGVVLGGRADRFTNARIRIQLHAVNGTVVFLLESVVFSLIGLTLPGQVAALTAADGLWPLYALAVAATLITVRLLWVLPLSAVVQRNAGVRPSWRVPAVLTWAGTRGVVPLAAALSIPVAEGDGSLLGQRPLVLVLTTSVVVVTLVAQGFTLADVVRRSGIALEPDHTEREEASARCALAAAGIRRLDEVSDLEAVPDVVADRLRRSLQARLEHARDRLEEADLAESADQVYRLLRRDLIRVEAVELQHLYDEHHISDTTRRRLQRSLDLEEARLDLAR; encoded by the coding sequence ATGCGCAGCGTCGGTACGGTCTTGTTCCTCGTGGTGCTGGCCACGGTCGTGGCCACGGGAGCCCGCCGCTGGCGAATCCCCGCGCCCTCACTGCTCGTTGTCGCGGGCCTCGTCGTCGCGCTGGTACCGGGCACTCCGGAGATCCGGGTCAGTCCGGAGGCCATCGGCCTCATCGTCCTGCCGCCTCTGCTGTACGCCAGCGCCGAGGAACTGTCCTGGCGCGAGCTGCGGCTGGTATGGAAGCCGGTCGGCGTGCTCGCGGTCGGTTTGGTCTTGGCCTCGGCGGCCGCGGTGGGTCTGGTCGCGTCGCTGCTGACCCCGCTGACCTGGCAGATGGCGCTGGTCCTGGGGGCCGTCCTCGCGAGTACGGACCCGGTGGCGGTCACCGCGCTCGGCCGGCGCCTCGCCCTGCCTCCCCGCGTCCAAGTCCTCGTACAGGCCGAGAGCCTCTTCAACGACGCCACTTCGCTCGTCCTCTTCCGGGTCGCGGTCGTCGTCGCCGCGGCCTCCGCCGGGGTGTCGTGGCAGGCGGCAGGCACCGAGTTCGCGCTGCTCGCTGGTGGCGGCATCCTCATCGGAGGTGCAGTCGCCGGGGTCGTTGCGCTGATGCGCCGCAGGACCGAGGATCCCGTGCTGGAGACCGTCATCGCCTTGGTGACCCCGTACGCCGCCTATGTACTGGCCGAGGCGGTGCACGCGTCAGGTGTGACCTCCGTCGTCGTGGCGGGGGTCGTGCTCGGAGGCCGGGCGGACCGGTTCACCAACGCCCGCATACGGATCCAGCTGCACGCCGTCAACGGCACCGTGGTCTTCCTGCTGGAGAGCGTCGTCTTCAGCCTGATCGGCCTCACCCTGCCCGGCCAGGTCGCCGCGCTGACCGCTGCCGACGGGCTCTGGCCGCTGTATGCGCTGGCGGTCGCCGCGACCTTGATCACCGTTCGCCTGCTGTGGGTCCTGCCCCTCTCGGCCGTCGTCCAGCGGAACGCGGGCGTACGTCCCTCCTGGCGCGTCCCGGCCGTGCTGACCTGGGCGGGCACGCGTGGCGTCGTCCCACTGGCCGCGGCCCTCTCCATCCCGGTCGCGGAGGGCGACGGCAGCCTCCTGGGCCAGCGCCCGCTCGTGCTCGTCCTGACCACGTCGGTCGTGGTGGTCACCCTCGTCGCCCAGGGCTTCACCCTGGCAGACGTGGTCCGTCGCTCCGGAATCGCCCTCGAACCGGATCACACCGAACGCGAGGAGGCCTCCGCCCGGTGCGCCCTTGCCGCAGCCGGCATCCGTCGGCTGGACGAGGTGTCCGACCTCGAAGCGGTACCGGACGTCGTGGCAGACCGGCTCCGGCGCAGCCTCCAGGCCCGGCTCGAACACGCCCGCGACCGCCTGGAGGAAGCCGACCTGGCTGAATCCGCAGACCAGGTCTACCGGCTGCTGCGCCGTGACCTGATCCGGGTGGAGGCCGTGGAACTCCAGCATCTCTACGACGAACACCACATCAGCGACACCACCCGCCGACGCCTTCAGCGCTCCCTGGACCTGGAGGAGGCGCGGCTGGACCTGGCGAGATGA
- a CDS encoding GNAT family N-acetyltransferase: MIEISPQQLPALSRWFPTGSPGPGTLAEHVLTTGVGLWWADRPHLPRVLAVSCADHVLLRGDPSVLTQDALARFAGRYVETPARFWPSLGSAFERVVPWERMLYVHQPQAPVSLPRTPRGVTVRRLTPQDVPALAAMDSENGWIHASWGGPGGLAASGHGWAAFARGRVLSVACTYFLGSAYEDIAVVTVPDRRRELPQLPLGGAPTALACVAGLTADIQARGHTASWCCSRDNRPSRLLAWTAGFRLTREYVHHVTGQALAREVRTTPAPA; encoded by the coding sequence GTGATCGAGATCTCCCCGCAGCAGCTCCCCGCCCTGAGCCGTTGGTTCCCCACCGGCTCACCCGGTCCCGGGACACTCGCCGAGCACGTACTGACCACGGGCGTCGGCCTCTGGTGGGCCGACCGCCCCCACCTGCCTCGCGTCCTCGCCGTCAGCTGCGCGGACCACGTACTGCTGCGCGGCGATCCGAGCGTGCTCACCCAGGACGCCCTGGCCCGGTTCGCCGGCCGGTACGTAGAGACACCCGCCCGCTTCTGGCCGTCGCTCGGCTCGGCATTCGAACGCGTCGTCCCCTGGGAACGGATGCTGTACGTCCACCAGCCTCAGGCACCGGTGTCCCTCCCCCGCACCCCGCGTGGCGTAACGGTGCGGCGGCTGACTCCCCAAGACGTTCCGGCACTGGCCGCGATGGACTCCGAGAACGGCTGGATTCATGCCAGTTGGGGCGGACCCGGCGGGCTCGCCGCCTCCGGCCACGGCTGGGCCGCGTTCGCCAGGGGTCGGGTCCTCTCCGTCGCCTGCACCTACTTCCTCGGCAGCGCCTACGAGGACATCGCGGTCGTCACCGTGCCCGATCGCCGCCGTGAGCTCCCCCAGCTACCGCTGGGAGGGGCCCCCACCGCACTGGCCTGCGTCGCCGGCCTGACGGCCGACATCCAGGCACGGGGACACACCGCGAGCTGGTGCTGCTCGCGCGACAACCGGCCCAGCCGACTGCTGGCCTGGACGGCCGGCTTCCGGCTGACCCGTGAATACGTCCACCACGTCACCGGCCAGGCCCTGGCACGCGAGGTCCGGACGACCCCGGCCCCCGCGTGA